In a single window of the Lynx canadensis isolate LIC74 chromosome E2, mLynCan4.pri.v2, whole genome shotgun sequence genome:
- the TMEM208 gene encoding transmembrane protein 208 isoform X1, whose amino-acid sequence MAPKGKVGTRGKKQIFEENRETLKFYLRIILGANAIYCLVTLVFFYSSASFWAWMALGFSLAVYGASYHSMSSMARAAFSEDGALMDGGMDLNMEQGMADLLSIHRHLKDVILLTAIVQVLSCFSLYIWSFWLLAPGRALYLLWVNVLGPWFTADSGTPAPEHNEKRQRRQERRQMKRL is encoded by the exons ATGGCG CCCAAGGGCAAAGTGGGCACGAGAGGGAAGAAGCAGATATTTGAAGAGAACAGAGAGACTCTGAAGTTCTATTTGCGGATCATACTGGGGGCAAAT GCCATTTACTGTCTTGTGACCTTGGTGTTCTTCTACTCATCTGCCTCATTTTGGGCCTGG ATGGCCCTGGGCTTTAGCCTGGCAGTATATGGGGCCAGCTACCACTCTATGAGCTCAATGGCACGGGCAGCCTTTTCTGAGGATGGGGCCCTGATGGATGGTGGAATGGACCTCAACATGGAGCAGGGCATGGCAGA CCTCCTTTCTATTCACAGGCACCTTAAGGATGTGATTCTACTGACAGCCATCGTGCAAGTGCTCAGCTGCTTCTCCCTCTACATCTGGTCCTTCTGGCTTCTG GCTCCGGGCCGGGCCCTTTACCTTCTGTGGGTGAATGTGTTGGGCCCTTGGTTCACAGCAGACAGTGGCACCCCAGCACCAGAGCACAATGAGAAACGGCAACGCCGACAGGAGCGGCGGCAGATGAAGCGGTTATAG
- the TMEM208 gene encoding transmembrane protein 208 isoform X2 produces the protein MAPKGKVGTRGKKQIFEENRETLKFYLRIILGANAIYCLVTLVFFYSSASFWAWMALGFSLAVYGASYHSMSSMARAAFSEDGALMDGGMDLNMEQGMAEHLKDVILLTAIVQVLSCFSLYIWSFWLLAPGRALYLLWVNVLGPWFTADSGTPAPEHNEKRQRRQERRQMKRL, from the exons ATGGCG CCCAAGGGCAAAGTGGGCACGAGAGGGAAGAAGCAGATATTTGAAGAGAACAGAGAGACTCTGAAGTTCTATTTGCGGATCATACTGGGGGCAAAT GCCATTTACTGTCTTGTGACCTTGGTGTTCTTCTACTCATCTGCCTCATTTTGGGCCTGG ATGGCCCTGGGCTTTAGCCTGGCAGTATATGGGGCCAGCTACCACTCTATGAGCTCAATGGCACGGGCAGCCTTTTCTGAGGATGGGGCCCTGATGGATGGTGGAATGGACCTCAACATGGAGCAGGGCATGGCAGA GCACCTTAAGGATGTGATTCTACTGACAGCCATCGTGCAAGTGCTCAGCTGCTTCTCCCTCTACATCTGGTCCTTCTGGCTTCTG GCTCCGGGCCGGGCCCTTTACCTTCTGTGGGTGAATGTGTTGGGCCCTTGGTTCACAGCAGACAGTGGCACCCCAGCACCAGAGCACAATGAGAAACGGCAACGCCGACAGGAGCGGCGGCAGATGAAGCGGTTATAG